The following proteins are co-located in the Mycosarcoma maydis chromosome 11, whole genome shotgun sequence genome:
- a CDS encoding uncharacterized protein (related to serine/threonine protein kinase) codes for MGALCCKPEVIDFDGPVDLYHFYLLRAVGKGAFGKVRVVQHKQTKNLYALKYINKAKCIKMRAVSNIIQERRLLEEIDSPFVCNLRYAFQDDENMFMVLDLMLGGDLRFHLDRTGNMSEDVVRFYVAELALGLDYLHRLQIVHRDLKPDNVLLDEKGHAHLTDFNIAVHFSPRRPLTSIAGSMAYMAPEVLTKRGYLSSVDWWSLGVVAYELLFGRRPFRGKTNSALTHSILNDRCTFPENVETIVSRETVSCIKSLLERDPRKRLGCRSGIDEFKAHAWFAGIDWPAMEAKTVAPPFEPDSKKANFDATHELEELLLEDNPLKAKKRNGNADFDALPPEMRQMEEHFLPFDHLKQRRKSYFRGPRGNAPATAVTTVAGGVGVGAGAGAGAAEHGRNSQLSSMTHTLQDQPLSETAQAGAIEAARLTPIPIEMRSRAISESGSQRSARADAFSEKASLALPSTSTWAGMHLSLPESSMASNQHLQSESSLARTSAYRTAEYDEKTGVAQ; via the coding sequence ATGGGCGCGCTCTGCTGCAAGCCCGAAGtcatcgactttgacgGGCCCGTCGACCTCTACCATTTCTATCTGCTGCGTGCCGTCGGCAAGGGCGCTTTCGGCAAGGTGCGCGTCGTCCAGCATAAGCAGACCAAAAACCTCTATGCGCTCAAGTACATCAACAAGGCCAAGTGCATCAAGATGCGCGCCGTCTCCAACATCATTCAGGAGCGCAGGCTGCTCGAAGAGATTGACTCTCCTTTTGTCTGCAATCTGCGCTACGCCTTTCAGGACGACGAAAACATGTTTATGGTCCTCGACCTCATGCTCGGTGGCGACCTGCGCTTTCACCTCGACCGCACCGGCAACATGAGCGAAGACGTCGTTCGCTTTTACGTTGCAGAGCTCGCGCTTGGATTGGACTACTTGCATCGACTCCAGATTGTCCATCGAGATCTCAAACCGGACAacgtgctgctcgacgaaaAGGGACATGCGCACTTGACCGACTTTAACATTGCCGTCCATTTCTCACCGCGTCGTCCACTCACCAGCATAGCAGGTTCGATGGCCTACATGGCTCCCGAAGTCTTGACCAAGCGCGGCTACCTTTCTTCGGTTGACTGGTGGTCCTTGGGCGTGGTGGCTTACGAACTACTGTTTGGCCGACGTCCTTTCCGCGGTAAGACCAACTCGGCGCTCACCCACTCGATTCTCAATGACCGCTGCACATTTCCCGAAAACGTCGAGACCATCGTCAGCCGCGAAACGGTAAGCTGCATCAAGAGCCTCCTCGAACGAGATCCACGCAAGCGTCTGGGCTGTCGCAgtggcatcgacgagtTCAAGGCGCATGCGTGGTTTGCCGGCATCGACTGGCCCGCCATGGAAGCCAAAACCGTGGCACCACCGTTTGAACCTGATTCCAAAAAGGCCAACTTTGACGCCACACACGAACTCGAAGAGTTGCTCCTGGAGGATAACCCCTTaaaggccaagaagcgaaaTGGAAATGCCGACTTTGATGCGCTACCGCCAGAAATGCGACAGATGGAAGAGCACTTTTTGCCGTTTGACCATTTGAAGCAGAGGAGAAAGTCGTACTTCCGCGGGCCGCGTGGTAACGCGCCCGCGACAGCGGTAACAACAGTAGCCGGAGGCGTAGGCGTAGGggcaggagcaggagcaggagcagcggAGCATGGGAGGAATTCACAGCTTTCGAGCATGACACATACGCTGCAAGATCAGCCACTTTCAGAAACGGCGCAGGCAGgcgcgatcgaggcggCTAGGTTGACGCCGATACCGATCGAGATGCGGTCGAGGGCGATATCCGAGTCTGGATCACAGAGGTCTGCGCGCGCAGATGCGTTTAGTGAAAAAGCATCGTTGGCGCTAccgtcgacatcgacatGGGCAGGAATGCACTTGTCTCTGCCCGagtcgtcgatggcgtcTAACCAGCATTTGCAGAGCGAGTCTTCTTTGGCGCGCACGTCGGCGTATAGGACGGCAGAGTACGATGAAAAGACGGGTGTCGCTCAGTag
- a CDS encoding putative histidine biosynthesis trifunctional protein encodes MQQLTTPLLPLVDAESIKGSALIDAVSRIAPVLVPQDLVSTLPANVAYLVLAEPSLSYDAAADLLDAGAEAIVTADTQLIQQFDATIASARFIYLCASGAAPVAEVLKSVAGAVLTLPAASAIASSSQLIKTTADVLQTKTSGKSLFVLATSGVPTVQDVQAVAQLTASLIAPSSVLGVAADEAHKQQGKLDIVDAFVAPLTSDRTDGLFATTVVSSACTASLGLVYSSPLSIRKSIVTGSAHYQSRNRGLWHKGESSGATQQVVSIRQDCDSDAIQFAVRQSRGTLASGFCHLENREGCFSSATGLAKLEATLKHRLQTAPAGSYTARLFNDASLLGAKLREEAAELADANNNDKKHVAFEAADLIYFALTKCVSAGIGLEEIEASLDAKAKKVSRRKGDAKPAFAAQQKAAETQRAAGTPAAAAETVKDASAPIKIQSYRYEDLSAAQRKELLKRPALRTEQVMDICRPILRSVKERGDAALLELTEKFDKAKLTNAVRLPPFVDDSVMAQIKPEVKVAIDIAYNNIYKFHKAQKTTFGNKSAGATGSGSADGSEGAQDGVLEVETMPGVVCRRFARPIESVGLYVPGGSAVLPSTALMLGVPAQVARCPTVVIATPPRADGSISPEVLYCASKVNASAILCAGGAQAVAALAYGTESCPKVDKIVGPGNQFVTAAKMLVQNETDAIVSIDMPAGPSEVLVIADREADAAFVASDLLSQAEHGPDSQVVLVGIALSSSELAAIEAEVDRQARALPRVDVVRQAIDKSVTVIVPDRATAMEWSNAYAPEHLILQTRDAESLVECVQNAGSIFVGPWSPESCGDYMSGTNHSLPTAAYAKSYSGVNVATFEKCITSQSLTQQGLKGFAQNVIDLAMCEGLQAHAMAVKIRLDRIQS; translated from the coding sequence ATGCAACAACTCACCACGCCTTTGCTTCCGCTCGTTGATGCGGAGAGCATCAAGGGCAGTGCTCTTATCGACGCCGTCTCCCGCATCGCCCCCGTTCTCGTTCCTCAGGACctcgtctcgacgctcCCGGCCAATGTCGCATACCTCGTGCTTGCCGAGCCATCACTCTCCTACGACGCCGCAGCCGATCTACTTGATGCTGGTGCCGAGGCTATCGTCACTGCCGACACTCAGCTCATCCAACAGTTTGACGCTACCATTGCGTCGGCTCGATTCATTTACCTTTGCGCGTCGGGCGCTGCTCCTGTCGCTGAAGTGCTCAAGTCGGTAGCAGGCGCCGTTCTCACTTTGCCCGCAGCTTCCGCCATCGCTTCTTCGTCACAGCTCATCAAGACGACTGCCGATGTGCTCCAAACCAAGACGTCTGGCAAATCGCTTTTCGTGCTTGCTACTTCGGGTGTTCCTACGGTTCAGGATGTCCAGGCGGTAGCGCAGCTCACTGCCAGCCTGATTGCACCATCTTCTGTGCTCGGAGTAGCTGCTGATGAAGcgcacaagcagcaggGCAAGCTTGACATTGTGGATGCGTTCGTGGCTCCTCTCACCTCGGACCGTACCGACGGTCTGTTTGCCACCACCGTCGTTTCGTCTGCCTGCACCGCATCGCTCGGTCTCGTCTACTCTTCGCCTCTCTCTATCCGCAAATCTATTGTCACTGGTTCGGCTCACTACCAGTCGCGCAACCGCGGTCTCTGGCACAAgggcgagtcgagcggcgCTACCCAGCAAGTGGTCAGCATTCGCCAGGATTGCGATTCGGACGCTATCCAGTTCGCCGTTCGTCAGTCGCGTGGCACTTTGGCATCTGGATTCTGCCATCTGGAGAATCGCGAAGGCTGCTTTTCTTCGGCTACCGgtctcgccaagctcgaggctaCGCTCAAACACCGCCTCCAGACGGCTCCAGCTGGTAGCTACACGGCTCGTCTGTTTAACGACGCTTCGCTGCTGggtgccaagctgcgcgaagaagcagccgagctgGCGGATGCCAACAACAATGACAAGAAACACGTCGCTTTCGAAGCGGCCGATCTGATCTACTTTGCGCTCACCAAGTGTGTCTCTGCTGGCATTGGGCTGGAAGAGATCGAGGCATCTTTGGAtgccaaagccaagaagGTTTCGCGTCGCAAGGGGGATGCTAAGCCTGCATTTGCTGCGCAGCAAAAAGCTGCCGAGACCCAGCGCGCCGCAGGTACTccagctgcggctgctgaaACGGTCAAGGATGCATCTGCGCCCATCAAGATCCAGTCTTACCGCTACGAAGATCTCTCGGCAGCTCAACGAAAGGAACTGCTCAAGCGACCCGCTCTGCGGACCGAGCAAGTCATGGACATTTGCCGTCCCATCCTGCGTTCCGTCAAGGAACGTGGCGATGCagcgttgctcgagctcaccgAGAAATTTGACAAGGCGAAACTGACGAATGCTGTGCGCCTGCCGCCTTTTGTTGACGACTCGGTGATGGCGCAAATCAAGCCTGAAGTCAAGGTGGCGATTGACATTGCGTACAACAACATTTACAAGTTCCACAAGGCGCAGAAGACGACGTTTGGCAACAAGAGCGCCGGGGCGACTGGAAGTGGAAGCGCAGATGGGTCCGAGGGAGCGCAAGATGGCGTGCTTGAAGTCGAGACGATGCCCGGTGTGGTATGTCGAAGGTTTGCTCGACCTATCGAGTCGGTTGGATTGTACGTTCCGGGTGGATCGGCTGTATTGCCGTCTACGGCGCTGATGCTGGGAGTGCCTGCGCAAGTGGCACGGTGCCCGACGGTTGTGATTGCTACGCCGCCACGAGCGGACGGCAGCATTTCGCCCGAGGTTCTGTACTGTGCGTCGAAAGTGAACGCCAGTGCGATTCTGTGTGCAGGAGGAGCGCAGGCGGTGGCTGCACTGGCTTACGGAACCGAAAGCTGTCCGAAGGtggacaagatcgtcgGTCCAGGGAACCAGTTTGTTACAGCTGCCAAGATGTTGGTGCAGAACGAGACGGATGCTATCGTATCGATTGATATGCCGGCTGGACCTTCCGAGGTGCTTGTGATTGCTGATCGCGAGGCGGATGCTGCGTTTGTTGCGTCGGACCTGCTATCTCAAGCGGAGCATGGACCTGATTCTCAAGTGGTGCTTGTCGGTATAGCGCTTAGCTCGTCTGAGCTCGCGGCGATTGAAGCCGAAGTGGACCGTCAGGCGCGCGCATTGCCCCGGGTCGACGTTGTACGACAAGCGATCGACAAGTCGGTCACTGTGATCGTCCCCGATCGTGCTACCGCTATGGAATGGTCAAACGCCTACGCTCCCGAGCACCTCATCCTCCAAACGCGCGATGCAGAGTCTCTGGTGGAATGCGTGCAAAACGCCGGCTCGATCTTTGTCGGTCCCTGGTCGCCCGAAAGCTGCGGCGACTACATGAGCGGCACCAACCACTCGCTCCCCACCGCCGCCTACGCCAAAAGCTACTCCGGCGTCAACGTCGCCACCTTTGAAAAATGCATCACCTCGCAATCACTCACCCAACAAGGCCTCAAAGGCTTCGCCCAAAACGTCATCGACCTAGCCATGTGCGAAGGCCTCCAAGCCCACGCCATGGCCGTCAAAATCAGACTCGACAGAATCCAATCCTAA
- a CDS encoding uncharacterized protein (related to Carboxypeptidase Y precursor) yields MRVYNSIVAVAMTAAAVTQAAQIPFSLQRSQNEQPAKLLEHANLPAHSLRVVSPPSSICDPSVKSYSGYLDVDVDLLSKHDSHSNGAISINKHEKDGHTKGAIEHFYFWAFESRNDPKTDPVVLWLNGGPGCSSFTGLLMELGPCNAVDPASRDGKPGTEKNAWSWNNNATMIFLDQPVGVGYSYVDWANKSRTDQPPSRVFSAESAAKDASAFLHLLAMHMGEEIFKGDGDAFPSFHIAGESYAGRYIPLLANQIVQDNKKILQHPEMELKPLPLESVLIGNGITSPEHQFPAYVEYTCTEKSGSKKPLLPKKTCKKMNESIPTCLTLVEKCNRKDKHGRTYDTAACQAASNYCETALSSPYDTLNKSPYDWQHAAKYAEEDWVAAFLNDNETKIGLGVDGRGPGDKHDGVFVGCSDKVYANFAKTGDGSRDSTWAVTSILENNVRVLTYSGRRDFICNYLGNRAWSEALPWSGKDEYNKVQLTDWFIGSGPNSVKAGQYKASGNLTYAIVDHAGHFVPHDKPQAALAMFNTWLHGQHPGHL; encoded by the coding sequence ATGCGGGTCTacaacagcatcgtcgctgTGGCGATGACAGCTGCGGCGGTGACACAAGCGGCTCAGATCCCTTTCTCGCTCCAGCGATCGCAGAACGAACAACCGGCCAAGCTACTGGAACATGCCAACTTGCCAGCTCACAGCTTGCGCGTCGTCTCTCCGCCATCTTCGATCTGCGATCCCAGCGTCAAGTCGTACTCTGGCTATCTGGATGTCGATGTAGATCTGCTCTCCAAGCACGACTCGCACTCGAACGGTGCTATTTCGatcaacaagcacgaaaAGGATGGACATACTAAAGGTGCTATCGAGCACTTTTACTTTTGGGCTTTCGAATCGCGCAATGATCCCAAAACGGATCCTGTCGTTCTCTGGTTGAACGGTGGACCTGGTTGCTCGTCCTTCACAGGCCTGCTCATGGAACTAGGCCCGTGTAACGCAGTTGATCCTGCTTCCAGGGATGGCAAGCCAGGTACCGAGAAGAACGCTTGGTCTTGGAACAACAACGCTACCATGATCTTCCTCGATCAGCCCGTCGGTGTTGGCTACTCGTACGTGGACTGGGCCAACAAGTCTCGCACCGATCAGCCTCCTTCGCGAGTATTTTCGGCAGAGTCagctgccaaagatgcTTCGGCGTTTTTGCACTTGCTTGCCATGCACATGGGAGAGGAAATCTTCAAGGGTGACGGTGATGCTTTCCCTTCGTTCCACATTGCCGGTGAGAGCTATGCTGGAAGGTACATCCCGCTGTTGGCCAACCAGATTGTCCAAGACAACAAAAAGATCCTCCAACATCCAGAGATGGAGCTCAAGCCGCTGCCACTGGAGAGTGTTCTCATCGGAAACGGCATCACTTCTCCGGAGCATCAGTTCCCGGCTTATGTCGAGTACACTTGCACTGAAAAATCCGGATCGAAAAAACCTCTTTTGCCCAAGAAGACGTGCAAAAAGATGAACGAGAGCATTCCGACGTGTCTCACGCTTGTCGAAAAATGCAACCGCAAGGACAAGCATGGCAGGACGTACGACACAGCTGCATGTCAAGCGGCATCCAACTACTGCGAGACGGCGCTTTCGTCGCCTTATGATACGCTCAACAAATCGCCGTACGATTGGCAACACGCTGCCAAGTACGCTGAGGAAGATTGGGTGGCGGCGTTTTTGAACGACAACGAGACCAAGATTGGACTCGGTGTTGATGGACGTGGACCGGGCGATAAGCACGATGGCGTGTTTGTGGGATGTTCGGACAAGGTATATGCGAATTTTGCCAAGACCGGTGATGGATCTCGTGATTCGACATGGGCGGTGACGAGCATTCTGGAAAACAACGTGCGTGTGCTCACCTATTCGGGACGACGCGACTTTATCTGCAACTACCTCGGCAACCGTGCCTGGTCGGAAGCGCTACCGTGGAGTGGCAAAGACGAGTACAACAAGGTGCAGTTGACCGATTGGTTTATCGGTTCTGGTCCTAACAGCGTCAAAGCGGGCCAGTACAAAGCCTCGGGTAATCTCACCTacgccatcgtcgatcaTGCTGGTCACTTTGTGCCGCACGACAAGCCGCAGGCTGCGCTCGCCATGTTCAACACTTGGCTCCACGGCCAACATCCCGGCCACCTTTGA
- a CDS encoding uncharacterized protein (related to PDR16 - involved in lipid biosynthesis and multidrug resistance), producing the protein MSFEANDLSKTTSRGSSTRSSLFSRASGFVMGSASRRHPHPHPPAPASDSQAASSVSSPNMPSNDTMTDYSKPESSDAARGPRKFDHIFATPDPSVKLAPPTALSDSQQEKYDQMLEHFTSTKLFPTSLKPNSAKKPLDDWEKMRNLSRESMIRYLRATKWDVASAKKRLTDTIAWRREYGVDSLKAEDLEPEAMTGKETILGYDNKGRPLHYMHPSRNTTEETPRQMQFAVWILERAIDLMPPGVEMLALLINFGGKKRNPTSISNAKLMLYILQNHYVERLGIALCINVPWIFKAFWNAIYPFIDPVTKGKCKFDEAIKDEVPNGQLASDFGGLLDFPYEHEKYWPQLVELTNKRREEQMERFKTLCGAEIGASEWVIRGGDAPNRSTAPKKQDSGYHEVESKSLPAYQPAAGSSENESQLDRFYTSPSELPPELERQLDESDSENNTVVNDDHASSAVDATPQRKEHKQGDASLFAAVVGGVSAGLVGGKAASDAAEQAGKNAGDEAQKHHQHLSHIKAVLGRKSDGESRPAVSA; encoded by the coding sequence ATGTCGTTCGAAGCCAACGATCTGAGCAAAACCACCTCGAGGGGCTCTAGCACCCGCTCTTCCCTCTTCAGCCGTGCTTCCGGATTCGTCATGGgctctgcttctcgacgccatccacatccacatccaccagcaccagcgtcTGATTCTCAAGCTGCCAGCTCCGTCTCGAGTCCCAACATGCCCTCCAACGACACCATGACCGACTACAGCAAGCCCGAATCCAGCGATGCCGCCAGAGGTCCACGCAAGTTCGACCACATTTTTGCGACACCCGATCCAAGTGTCAAGCTCGCACCGCCCACTGCGCTCTCTGATTCGCAGCAGGAAAAGTACGACCAAATGCTCGAGCATTTCACCTCGACCAAACTGTTTCCCACCAGCCTCAAGCCCAACTCTGCCAAGAAACCGCTCGACGACTGGGAAAAGATGCGCAACCTTTCGCGCGAATCCATGATCCGCTACCTCCGCGCCACCAAGTGGGACGTGGCATCGGCTAAGAAACGTCTTACTGATACCATCGCATGGAGGCGCGAGTACGGCGTCGATAGTCTCAAGGCGGAAGACCTCGAGCCCGAAGCCATGACGGGTAAGGAAACCATCCTAGGATACGACAACAAGGGTCGTCCGCTCCACTACATGCATCCATCGCGCAACACGACCGAAGAGACGCCGCGTCAGATGCAGTTTGCCGTGTGGATCCTGGAGCGTGCCATCGATCTCATGCCTCCGGGTGTCGAAATGCTTGCACTGCTCATCAACTTTGGCGGTAAGAAGCGTAACCCCACTTCGATCAGCAATGCCAAGCTCATGCTGTACATTTTGCAGAACCATTATGTGGAGCGATTGGGCATTGCACTCTGCATCAACGTGCCTTGGATCTTCAAGGCATTCTGGAACGCCATCTATCCGTTTATCGACCCGGTCACCAAAGGCAAATGCAAATTTGACGAAGCGATCAAGGACGAAGTTCCTAATGGGCAGTTGGCGTCGGATTTTGGtggcttgctcgacttTCCTTATGAACACGAAAAGTACTGGCCCCAGCTGGTCGAGCTAACCAACAAGAGGAGAGAGGAACAGATGGAAAGGTTCAAGACGCTGTGCGGCGCCGAAATCGGTGCTAGCGAGTGGGTGATCCGAGGTGGTGACGCGCCGAACCGCTCAACTGCGCCCAAGAAGCAAGATTCCGGGTACCACGAGGTCGAGTCCAAGTCTTTGCCTGCCTATCAACCAGCCgcaggcagcagcgagaacGAAAGtcaactcgatcgattCTACACGTCTCCAAGCGAGCTGCCACCTGAATTGGAACGACAGCTGGATGAGTCGGATTCCGAGAACAACACTGTCGTCAACGATGATCACGCGTCCTCGGCTGTAGATGCAACGCCGCAAAGGAAGGAGCACAAGCAAGGCGATGCAAGTCTGTTTGCCGCTGTCGTCGGCGGCGTCTCGGCGGGGCTCGTCGGCGGTAAAGCGGCGTCGGATGCTGCCGAGCAGGCAGGTAAGAACGCAGGTGACGAAGCGCAAAAACACCATCAGCACTTGAGTCACATCAAGGCCGTTCTTGGTAGAAAGAGCGATGGCGAGTCAAGACCAGCCGTCTCTGCGTAG
- a CDS encoding mitochondrial 54S ribosomal uL23m domain-containing protein encodes MISAPSSRALIACTALRGTVAAAAPRATARSAARNASALLASNAGALQQPSRSFAASTVARQAVEASISASAVDADASAAAPQLDLPTSGRKKRGKATTDTDKAKLLLKWGWFEPHAPEINQLLKGFRSSFPDWLRGTYEDAKSFRSARARLWTPTLAEIRSLIGTEATIHDPNEWIVNQIDSYRQTLEAADAKLNSATKSQPDYLSQVDVWDMMDYQQQVDFALRDVWKSMSHEQRAQALLRCRFDCIRKLGWRQGYSSGYPRPPQDGESSHLPDKLGAPGQEGWAAVRSLQNAEHDQAWAAWEQLSAEERVAEEKAAWKLRDRSQVYLDDSEDSLVLASPSPRWYAVPERAGELIFLPNTIVKLVKNHTPEGAQYDAFKATFRVPLSMHKHALRSYLLAIYGLKITWARSSIYRSPVTRDNRTGKVISGRGRTYKKIEVGLLEPFLFPEISPEFSKQHLLTSELDYERSRVYLKMTKTTRWRGRKSSEQYEQEIANRDRAMYHHLDALASKGIVSNAKPEGENFPRFMVKTQGLPSAKHGKILQMLSDERKVKEKRVEELVEQFKREAALKPNHSSSQAA; translated from the coding sequence ATGATCAGTGCTCCATCTTCTCGCGCTCTTATCGCATGCACCGCCTTGCGAGGCAccgtcgccgctgctgccccTCGCGCAACCGCCAGGTCCGCCGCTCGTAACGCATCGGCCCTGCTCGCTTCCAACGCCGGCGCTCTCCAACAGCCTAGTAGAAGCTTCGCCGCCTCTACcgtcgctcgccaagccGTAGAGgcgtccatctcggcctcTGCTGTTGACGCTgatgcttctgctgctgctcctcaGCTCGACCTCCCCACTTCGGGCAGGAAGAAGCGCGGCAAAGCTACCACCGACACCGACAAGGCCAAGCTTCTGCTCAAATGGGGCTGGTTCGAACCTCACGCACCCGAAATCAATCAGCTCCTCAAAGGCTTCCGAAGCTCCTTCCCCGATTGGCTCCGAGGCACTTACGAAGATGCCAAGAGCTTCCGATccgctcgtgctcgtctcTGGACTCCCACCCTCGCTGAAATCCGCAGCCTCATCGGCACCGAGGccaccattcacgatccaaACGAATGGATCGTTAACCAGATTGACTCGTACCGTCAAACGCTCGAAGCAGCTGACGCCAAACTTAACAGTGCTACCAAATCTCAGCCCGACTACCTCTCTCAGGTCGACGTTTGGGATATGATGGACtaccagcagcaggtggaCTTTGCTTTGCGCGATGTATGGAAGAGCATGTCTCACGAGCAGCGCGCACAGGCGTTGCTTCGTTGTCGATTCGACTGCATCCGCAAACTTGGCTGGAGGCAAGGCTATTCCTCGGGCTACCCTCGACCACCACAAGATGGCGAGAGCTCTCACTTGCCCGACAAGCTCGGTGCTCCaggccaagaaggatgGGCTGCGGTGCGCTCGCTCCAAAACGCCGAGCACGACCAGGCTTGGGCGGCGTGGGAGCAGCTGTCTGCAGAAGAGCGTGTCGCCGAAGAGAAGGCGGCTTGGAAGCTTCGTGATCGATCGCAAGTTTACCTCGACGATTCCGAAGACTCACTGGTGCTCGCCTCGCCGTCTCCACGCTGGTACGCTGTGCCTGAACGTGCGGGCGAGCTCATTTTTCTACCCAACAccatcgtcaagctcgtcaaaaACCACACGCCCGAGGGCGCACAATACGACGCGTTCAAAGCCACCTTCCGCGTCCCACTCTCAATGCACAAGCACGCACTCCGCTCTTATCTGCTCGCCATCTACGGTCTGAAAATTACCTGGGCTCGATCTTCCATCTACCGCTCGCCCGTCACGCGCGACAATCGAACGGGCAAAGTGATCTCCGGTCGCGGTCGTACCTACAAAAAAATCGAAGTGGGCTTGTTGGAACCTTTCCTGTTCCCTGAGATCTCGCCCGAGTTTTCCAAGCAGCACCTCTTGACTTCCGAACTCGACTACGAACGCAGTCGTGTCTACCTCAAGATGACAAAGACCACGCGATGGAGAGGTAGGAAGAGCTCGGAACAGTACGAACAAGAAATTGCCAATCGGGATCGCGCTATGTATCATCACTTGGATGCATTGGCGAGCAAAGGCATCGTCAGTAACGCCAAGCCCGAGGGTGAAAATTTCCCAAGGTTCATGGTCAAGACCCAAGGTCTTCCCAGTGCCAAGCATGGAAAGATTCTGCAGATGCTCAGTGATGAGAGAAAGGTCAAGGAGAAGAGAgtcgaggagctcgtcgagcagttCAAGAGAGAGGCCGCGCTCAAGCCAAATCACTCGTCCTCTCAGGCTGCCTAG